In Astyanax mexicanus isolate ESR-SI-001 chromosome 17, AstMex3_surface, whole genome shotgun sequence, a single window of DNA contains:
- the gnrh2 gene encoding progonadoliberin-2, producing the protein MVSVCRLLLVAALLLCLGVQLSVSQHWSHGWYPGGKREIDPYSSPEVSEEIKLCGAGECSYLRPLRTNILKSILLDALMRELQKRK; encoded by the exons atggtgagtgtgtgtaggCTGTTGCTGGTGGCGGCTCTGCTGCTGTGTTTGGGAGTGCAGCTGTCTGTCTCTCAGCACTGGTCTCACGGCTGGTACCccggaggaaagagagagatcgACCCCTACAGTTCACCAGAG GTGTCAGAAGAAATTAAACTGTGTGGAGCAGGAGAATGCAGTTATCTGAGACCTCTGAGAACCAACATCCTGAAGAGCATCCTG CTGGATGCCCTCATGAGGGAGCTTCAAAAAAGGAAGTGA